A genomic region of Dehalococcoidia bacterium contains the following coding sequences:
- a CDS encoding branched-chain amino acid ABC transporter permease, producing MVRARGSLNADQVLRWLTQALLIVSPLIVLYLVLAAMKWIFNGDVTFDRQYIVQGIGQGSVYGALALALVLIYRSTDVINFAQGEMAMFCTFISWALITQAHWGWYAALIGTLVFSALFGAIIQRVVITPIENAPLLTIVIVTLGLFQVVNSFAIFIWQAQPKSIVAPYAKVGAKSVSVFGASVGRTYVGALAITLIVMGLVYVFFNYTKLGLASRASAQNPVASRLCGVPVGIMLTIGWALAAMVGATAGVVAAPISGLDPTFMQGLLLYAFAAAVLGGLDSPVGAVLGGFLIGIIQNVVGGSALLKDIKDPVAFIVILIVLMVRPTGLLGSKTVKKV from the coding sequence ATGGTACGCGCACGCGGCTCCCTCAATGCGGACCAGGTGCTGCGCTGGCTGACGCAGGCGCTGCTCATCGTCTCGCCGCTGATCGTGCTCTACCTGGTGCTGGCGGCGATGAAGTGGATCTTCAACGGCGACGTGACCTTCGATCGCCAGTACATCGTGCAGGGCATCGGCCAGGGCTCCGTGTACGGGGCGCTGGCGCTCGCCCTGGTGCTGATTTACCGCTCGACCGACGTGATCAACTTTGCCCAGGGCGAGATGGCGATGTTCTGCACCTTTATCTCGTGGGCGTTGATTACACAGGCGCACTGGGGCTGGTATGCCGCGCTGATCGGGACGCTGGTGTTCTCGGCCCTTTTCGGGGCGATCATTCAACGCGTGGTGATCACGCCGATCGAGAACGCGCCGCTGCTCACGATCGTGATCGTAACCCTGGGCCTGTTCCAGGTGGTGAACTCCTTTGCGATCTTCATCTGGCAGGCGCAGCCGAAGTCGATCGTCGCCCCCTACGCCAAGGTGGGCGCCAAGTCGGTCTCGGTCTTCGGCGCGTCGGTGGGTCGCACCTACGTCGGGGCGCTGGCGATCACGCTGATCGTAATGGGCCTGGTCTACGTCTTCTTCAACTACACCAAGCTGGGCCTCGCCAGCCGCGCCTCGGCGCAGAATCCCGTCGCCTCGCGGCTCTGCGGCGTGCCGGTCGGCATCATGCTCACGATCGGCTGGGCGCTGGCGGCGATGGTCGGCGCCACCGCGGGCGTCGTGGCCGCGCCGATCTCGGGGCTGGACCCGACCTTCATGCAGGGGCTGCTGCTCTACGCCTTCGCCGCGGCGGTGCTCGGCGGTTTGGACAGCCCCGTCGGCGCCGTTCTCGGCGGCTTTCTGATCGGCATCATCCAGAACGTGGTGGGCGGCTCCGCCCTGCTGAAGGACATCAAGGACCCGGTCGCCTTTATCGTCATCCTGATTGTGCTGATGGTGCGCCCGACCGGGCTGCTGGGCAGCAAGACGGTGAAGAAGGTGTAG